A genomic stretch from Bacillus sp. E(2018) includes:
- a CDS encoding SDR family oxidoreductase translates to MSILNNKVVLITGASGGLGAHLAMDVAKKGATPILTARREDQLKVVQEAILKATNIKAPYYILDVSNTDSVEEVLSTILSEHENIHILVNNAGYGIFEEFVDSPWKNIEGMFSTNVLGLMACTRAVLPHMLQRGSGHIVNIASQAGKISTPKSSVYAATKHAVLGFSNGLRLEVAHKGVDVTTINPGPIATNFFTLADQSGNYVKNVQKLMLQPSHVSEKIVKAMERPVREINLPWWMNVGSTMYQVMPKLIETLGGKSFRQK, encoded by the coding sequence ATGAGTATATTAAATAATAAAGTGGTGTTGATAACAGGAGCATCAGGGGGACTCGGCGCACATCTTGCTATGGATGTTGCTAAAAAAGGAGCAACGCCCATCCTCACTGCACGAAGAGAAGATCAGCTAAAAGTGGTACAGGAAGCCATCTTAAAAGCTACGAATATAAAAGCGCCTTATTATATTTTAGATGTTTCGAACACAGATAGCGTCGAGGAAGTTCTTTCAACAATCCTTAGTGAACATGAAAACATACATATTTTAGTGAACAACGCGGGTTATGGCATTTTTGAAGAGTTTGTTGATTCACCATGGAAGAATATCGAGGGAATGTTTTCAACGAACGTTCTTGGGCTGATGGCTTGTACGAGAGCTGTTCTGCCTCATATGCTTCAAAGAGGAAGCGGCCATATCGTGAATATTGCTTCCCAGGCCGGTAAGATCTCGACACCAAAATCGAGCGTATACGCCGCAACGAAACATGCTGTGTTAGGATTCTCAAACGGGCTGCGTTTGGAGGTCGCACATAAAGGAGTAGACGTGACAACCATCAACCCTGGACCAATCGCGACCAACTTCTTTACACTGGCTGATCAGTCTGGCAATTACGTTAAAAACGTTCAAAAACTGATGCTTCAGCCTTCGCATGTTTCAGAAAAAATCGTTAAAGCGATGGAGCGTCCCGTTCGTGAGATCAACCTGCCATGGTGGATGAACGTAGGAAGTACGATGTATCAAGTAATGCCTAAATTAATCGAAACACTAGGTGGGAAATCGTTTAGACAGAAGTAA
- a CDS encoding YqzH family protein, which translates to MNRLLIRKMIQQSLKDYLWEEENCPLTEKEWRNLEEKVLRQMQEEDQNEAVYSIIQDVVYAYFTNK; encoded by the coding sequence ATGAACCGCTTATTGATAAGAAAAATGATCCAACAATCGTTGAAGGATTATTTATGGGAAGAAGAAAATTGTCCATTAACGGAGAAAGAGTGGAGAAATCTCGAAGAAAAAGTATTGCGCCAGATGCAAGAGGAAGATCAAAATGAGGCTGTTTACAGCATCATTCAGGACGTTGTATATGCTTATTTTACAAATAAATAA
- a CDS encoding UV damage repair protein UvrX — MNYDEMPKRTILCMDMKSFYASCAAVRLGLNPLTCHLAVVGDTERQGSVVLAASPRLKADFGIRTGNRLFEIPKNKNIIVVNAQMAYFLERSMEITKMLHRYVPPESIHTYSVDESFLQADGTERLWGSAQELAERIRRDIWREFGLPCAIGIGPNMLMSKLCLDLEAKKKGVAQWGYEDVEQKLWPLSPLSQMWGIGSRVERTLNRMGIVTVGDLAHYPLELLEKKFGIMGNQLYHHAWGIDLSEIGAPIMQGQVSYGKSQILLRDYTDITEIKHVILEMCEEVARRARRARKAGRTISFGLGYSKDEGGGGFHRSKSIDQPSNITMELYEVCLELLQTFYRGETVRKISIALSNVCEDTETQLTLFSLDHPKKRKIGYVMDDIRQKYGSNSLLRAVSYTKGGTALYRSRLLGGHKA, encoded by the coding sequence ATGAACTATGATGAAATGCCTAAGCGTACGATCTTATGTATGGATATGAAAAGTTTTTATGCAAGCTGTGCTGCTGTTCGCTTAGGCTTAAATCCGCTGACATGTCATTTGGCAGTAGTAGGGGATACGGAAAGACAAGGAAGCGTTGTGCTTGCAGCATCACCAAGGCTAAAGGCTGATTTTGGTATTCGAACAGGAAACCGCCTATTTGAGATTCCCAAAAATAAAAACATTATCGTTGTAAATGCGCAGATGGCTTATTTCCTAGAAAGATCGATGGAGATCACGAAGATGCTGCACCGATATGTTCCACCAGAGTCAATCCACACATATAGCGTGGATGAAAGTTTTCTTCAAGCTGACGGAACAGAAAGGTTGTGGGGAAGCGCACAAGAACTTGCTGAGAGAATTCGACGTGATATCTGGCGAGAATTTGGATTGCCGTGTGCGATCGGAATTGGCCCGAACATGCTCATGTCAAAGCTTTGTCTCGATCTTGAAGCGAAGAAAAAAGGAGTGGCGCAGTGGGGGTATGAAGATGTAGAACAGAAGCTATGGCCTCTATCCCCATTAAGCCAGATGTGGGGAATCGGATCAAGAGTAGAGCGGACTTTAAACAGGATGGGGATTGTAACAGTCGGTGACCTCGCGCATTATCCGCTCGAACTTTTAGAGAAAAAATTCGGGATCATGGGGAATCAACTCTATCATCATGCATGGGGCATCGATCTGTCTGAAATCGGTGCGCCCATCATGCAAGGCCAGGTCAGCTACGGAAAAAGCCAGATTTTACTTCGGGATTATACGGATATAACGGAGATCAAACATGTCATTTTGGAAATGTGTGAAGAAGTGGCAAGACGTGCGAGAAGAGCAAGAAAAGCAGGGCGGACGATCAGCTTTGGATTAGGATACAGCAAAGATGAGGGTGGCGGCGGCTTTCATCGTTCTAAATCGATCGACCAGCCATCTAACATTACGATGGAGCTGTATGAAGTGTGTCTAGAGCTTCTGCAAACCTTTTATCGGGGAGAGACGGTGCGTAAGATTTCAATCGCTCTTTCTAACGTCTGTGAAGATACAGAAACACAGCTTACTTTGTTTTCTCTAGACCATCCAAAAAAAAGAAAGATCGGCTATGTTATGGATGATATTCGGCAAAAATACGGCTCCAACTCTCTTCTGCGGGCTGTTTCTTACACAAAAGGAGGAACAGCATTGTACAGAAGCCGACTTTTAGGTGGACATAAGGCATAA
- a CDS encoding YolD-like family protein, whose product MIRDRGTIKWTAMMLPEHVKMLREHQDGLDYGRKPELDEQKYEEFNETICVAMEENQALKFTYFEKGKVHVLIGHVHYIDEYKKELRVLDEEKRMHLLKVTDIMDVEYA is encoded by the coding sequence GTGATTCGTGACAGAGGAACGATTAAATGGACGGCGATGATGCTGCCAGAGCACGTTAAAATGTTAAGAGAACATCAAGACGGTCTGGACTATGGAAGAAAGCCAGAATTAGATGAACAAAAGTACGAAGAATTCAACGAGACAATCTGTGTTGCGATGGAAGAGAACCAAGCGCTGAAGTTTACGTATTTTGAAAAAGGCAAGGTGCACGTGCTTATAGGTCATGTACACTATATTGATGAATATAAAAAAGAGTTAAGGGTGCTGGATGAAGAAAAAAGGATGCATCTCTTAAAAGTGACTGACATCATGGACGTGGAATACGCATAG
- a CDS encoding ZIP family metal transporter has translation MEAALFGSVLSALATGFGALPVLFWSQVTHRFRDILLALTAGIMVAASTFSLIPQALELSNLTVLTIGITLGTLTLLLLERFVPHVDLDHSKIFKGIDAKAFLVIAAITLHNLPEGLSVGVSYASENTGLGGLIAFAIGLQNAPEGLLVALFLIHQNMNRFKAFLIATLTGAVEIVTALLGYVLTSYVENLVPYGLSFAAGAMLFIVYKELIPESHGDGHARSATLSFIAGLLIMIYLTQIFG, from the coding sequence ATGGAAGCTGCTTTATTTGGAAGTGTATTATCTGCATTAGCAACCGGTTTTGGTGCACTGCCTGTTCTTTTCTGGTCTCAGGTAACACACCGGTTTCGCGACATATTACTTGCTCTTACCGCAGGTATCATGGTCGCTGCTTCAACGTTCAGCTTGATTCCTCAAGCTCTTGAACTATCAAATCTAACTGTACTTACGATCGGTATCACACTCGGTACCTTAACACTCTTACTCTTAGAAAGGTTTGTTCCGCACGTTGATCTTGATCATTCTAAGATTTTTAAAGGCATTGACGCTAAAGCTTTTCTTGTCATTGCTGCGATCACATTGCACAACCTGCCGGAAGGTCTTTCTGTTGGGGTCAGTTATGCTAGTGAGAATACAGGACTTGGCGGTTTGATCGCATTTGCAATCGGACTTCAAAATGCACCCGAAGGTCTGTTAGTAGCTCTTTTTCTCATTCATCAAAATATGAATCGATTCAAGGCTTTCCTTATTGCAACATTAACAGGTGCTGTTGAGATCGTTACGGCTTTGCTCGGGTATGTGCTCACCTCTTATGTAGAGAATCTTGTCCCTTATGGCCTTTCCTTTGCAGCCGGTGCCATGCTCTTTATCGTCTATAAAGAACTCATTCCTGAAAGCCATGGTGACGGTCACGCTCGATCTGCTACTTTATCCTTTATCGCCGGCCTCTTGATCATGATTTACTTAACTCAAATCTTTGGATAG
- a CDS encoding N-acetylmuramoyl-L-alanine amidase: MKVIIIDPGHGGNDPGAVNKEQLEKVYNLAIAKKIQANLQNNYEVTVIMTRTGDTTVSLEERTNVANSKNAELFVSIHQNIGGGEGFETYVHQRAGAETKRIQNVLHASVAAVMNKYGARDRGQKQADFHILRETKKSAVLLEVLFMDNEKNLALLKREDFQNEVSIAIAQGIAQSLSLPKKQMQITQTQIFNVIAGAFEQKENAVARVSLLAKQNVTAFIDEVKSGNKTYYRVQAGAFQNREYAENFAKKIRSEGVADAYVVEKNTNEPPPVKEPPQPSPEPPKPSPEPPKPTPETPKGLTIGGSTLLTAEEMDRFVRKVNPNAPSVAALYVQIGQVYGIRGDVAFAQAIQETGYFRFEGNVKASQNNYAGIGATGKNESAVFKTPLEGVLAHIQHLFAYTSTQPLPSQYPLVDPRFKYVQRGSAMTWAQLNGKWAIPGTTYSTMILDIYKKMLNEAKIPLQTRMNSLNAMLNEL, translated from the coding sequence TTGAAAGTCATAATCATTGACCCGGGCCATGGAGGTAATGATCCTGGAGCGGTAAATAAAGAGCAATTAGAAAAAGTATATAATCTGGCAATCGCCAAAAAGATACAAGCTAATCTTCAAAATAATTATGAAGTGACGGTCATCATGACTCGAACAGGTGATACAACCGTATCATTAGAAGAAAGAACAAATGTAGCAAACAGCAAGAATGCAGAGCTGTTTGTGTCTATCCACCAAAACATCGGTGGAGGAGAAGGCTTTGAAACCTATGTGCACCAGCGAGCGGGTGCGGAAACGAAAAGGATACAAAACGTTTTACATGCATCAGTCGCAGCTGTCATGAATAAGTACGGTGCGCGCGACAGAGGACAAAAACAGGCTGATTTTCATATCCTTCGTGAAACGAAAAAGTCTGCAGTCTTATTAGAAGTGCTTTTCATGGATAACGAGAAAAACTTGGCTCTTTTAAAAAGAGAAGATTTTCAAAATGAAGTGTCAATAGCGATTGCACAAGGAATCGCGCAAAGTCTATCTCTTCCCAAAAAACAGATGCAGATCACACAAACACAAATCTTCAATGTAATCGCAGGCGCGTTTGAACAAAAAGAGAATGCGGTTGCTCGTGTTTCACTTCTAGCTAAACAAAACGTAACAGCCTTTATCGATGAAGTAAAAAGCGGCAACAAAACGTATTATAGAGTTCAAGCTGGAGCTTTTCAGAATCGAGAATACGCAGAGAATTTTGCTAAAAAGATACGTTCAGAAGGGGTAGCAGATGCTTATGTGGTAGAGAAAAATACAAATGAGCCTCCTCCGGTTAAAGAGCCGCCACAACCAAGTCCAGAGCCACCCAAGCCAAGCCCAGAACCACCAAAACCAACACCCGAAACTCCAAAAGGACTGACGATAGGAGGTTCAACGCTATTAACAGCAGAAGAGATGGATCGATTTGTTAGGAAGGTCAATCCGAATGCGCCATCTGTAGCTGCTCTTTACGTTCAAATCGGACAAGTGTACGGGATAAGAGGGGATGTGGCATTCGCTCAGGCTATTCAAGAAACAGGGTATTTCCGTTTTGAAGGCAATGTTAAGGCTTCCCAGAATAATTATGCCGGAATTGGTGCGACAGGCAAGAACGAATCAGCCGTGTTTAAGACTCCTCTAGAAGGGGTATTGGCACACATCCAGCACTTGTTTGCTTATACGTCTACACAGCCTCTGCCTTCCCAATATCCTCTTGTTGACCCTAGATTCAAATATGTCCAAAGAGGCAGTGCCATGACATGGGCACAGCTGAACGGAAAATGGGCCATTCCGGGAACGACGTACAGTACTATGATATTGGATATTTACAAAAAAATGCTAAACGAAGCTAAAATCCCGTTACAAACAAGAATGAATTCTTTAAATGCAATGCTGAATGAATTATAA
- a CDS encoding HPr family phosphocarrier protein: protein MIVKATRPIYAERAAKLVELTGSFKESVYLQKGDRTADGKSFLGIIALSIYPDDFIEIICDPPNTELKEKILSSGLFASCKS, encoded by the coding sequence ATGATCGTAAAAGCAACTCGCCCTATTTATGCAGAACGTGCTGCTAAACTCGTTGAACTAACAGGCAGTTTTAAAGAATCCGTCTATCTACAAAAAGGAGATCGAACAGCTGACGGAAAGAGCTTTCTCGGTATTATCGCATTGTCTATCTATCCTGATGACTTCATTGAAATTATATGCGATCCACCAAATACAGAATTAAAAGAAAAAATACTTTCGTCTGGCCTTTTCGCAAGCTGTAAATCTTAA
- a CDS encoding TVP38/TMEM64 family protein gives MKLTKKWLYLTLLVAGLIILFLWMQKNYKGFSPEEFRNWIVQWGWIAPFIFVVLYTVRPFVLFPSSIFAITSGLSFGFYWGCLYTYLGSLGGGLLTYFAINRLGRFKKNKQWKNENYEKVRNKIEREGIRFVLLLRLLPVLNFDLVSYLTSLTKVKFKDYAIATAIGIIPGTIAYTYLGTSMTSGSKKVVWIGTTLLFVLVGLPMIFKKKMKEKVGL, from the coding sequence ATGAAACTTACAAAAAAGTGGCTATATCTTACGTTATTGGTTGCTGGTTTAATCATTTTATTTCTCTGGATGCAAAAGAATTATAAGGGATTTAGTCCTGAAGAATTTAGAAATTGGATCGTACAGTGGGGATGGATCGCACCTTTTATCTTTGTTGTTCTATATACAGTGAGGCCATTTGTGTTATTCCCATCTTCCATATTTGCCATTACAAGCGGTTTATCGTTTGGTTTTTATTGGGGATGTCTGTATACATATCTTGGATCACTAGGAGGAGGACTCCTAACGTATTTCGCGATCAACCGCCTTGGCCGCTTTAAGAAAAATAAACAATGGAAAAACGAAAACTACGAAAAAGTACGAAATAAGATTGAAAGAGAAGGAATTCGTTTCGTCTTATTGTTGAGACTGCTTCCGGTATTGAATTTTGATCTCGTCAGTTACTTAACCTCCTTAACAAAGGTAAAGTTTAAAGACTATGCGATCGCTACTGCAATAGGAATCATTCCTGGAACAATCGCTTATACGTATCTAGGTACATCTATGACGTCAGGAAGCAAAAAAGTCGTCTGGATCGGCACTACTCTTTTATTTGTCCTGGTCGGTCTACCCATGATATTTAAGAAGAAGATGAAAGAAAAGGTAGGGTTGTAG
- a CDS encoding efflux RND transporter permease subunit, translated as MNWLTRFSLKNPVAIFIFSFLLIVGGVFSFTNLKVDLLPNVEFPQLTVQTVYPGASPEDVNEQVTDKLETQLKQVEDVKTVKSSSNESISIISMDFPFTANMDEVEDQVKSIISETDLPEDVEPEVSRFSFGTIPIYNISLFPEKEGENIQAFVNDELVPELKKIQGVNNVSVGGVKETFVSITLDKEKAKEAGITLNAVKEAINSRDLSFPAGTVTDDSITVPVRVEEVVDTVAELKEITISSSQGAPAQSPGGPGGSAPGEATQPGAGGGAPGGAQAPQGPASLKLGDLAEVKETDDVSEITRYNQKASLSMAVTKKQDANTVEVADKVLEVLNKNKYDDKLDYAIGFGQAEGIKDSVNTLVKEGLFGALFASLAVLIFLRNFRATIIAIISIPLSLLVSAIFLDRLDITLNIMTLGGMAVAVGRVVDDSIVVIENIFRRIRKTDGDYDRDELIIDSTREILKAIVSSTITTVVVFLPLGLVGGITGEFFLPFALTVVFALLASLIVAVTIVPILAKYAFKTVKPEKNDGPLQRGYEKLIKASLNHKILVLFTSFILLGGSFFLATKLGMVFLPNEEQKTLTINVELPASTNVTKTNEVSLEVEDYLSKRGTIEDVTAGIGSRDFQTGLKRQNVANYFVNLKKEANIDTELKELEKGIKEITDEKAEGTVISLQEVSSGGPPANNEVNIDLYSNNLDDLQKAASEVEEYMKTIDSIKYVSNNFKDTQKQWAVDIDTEKAAEKGVSGFAILGAVSDVTKPVEVGELTLDGDQKNVKVEYDESVKSLDEIKDLTVFGSTGPVKISDVAEVTEKDTVTGIQKLDGKIYAQVSAQVKGDNVQKVTQDVIKGVEDNVDLPSSVSTEGGGGSEETMDTFKDLGLAMLVAIGLVYLTMLITFGRARIPFIILSSLIFVPVGAIGGLYLINEPLSVSAMIGILMLIGIVTTNAIVLVDRIGQNREIKGMPVREALLEAGKTRLRPILMTAFATIAALIPLALTTSSGTLISKGLAIVVIGGLTTSTLLTLIIVPVLYELFFRRQAKREKAKLNA; from the coding sequence ATGAACTGGTTAACACGATTTAGTTTAAAAAATCCAGTAGCAATATTCATCTTTTCATTTTTACTCATTGTTGGTGGAGTCTTCTCATTCACGAACTTAAAAGTGGATCTGCTCCCAAACGTTGAGTTTCCACAGCTTACCGTTCAAACCGTTTATCCAGGAGCATCTCCTGAAGATGTGAATGAGCAAGTAACGGATAAACTTGAAACCCAATTGAAGCAAGTTGAGGATGTAAAAACCGTTAAAAGTTCTTCAAACGAAAGTATCTCTATCATTAGTATGGATTTTCCTTTTACCGCAAACATGGATGAGGTAGAAGATCAAGTCAAATCCATCATCTCAGAAACGGATCTTCCTGAAGATGTAGAACCAGAAGTAAGCCGTTTCTCATTTGGAACGATTCCTATCTACAATATTTCTCTATTCCCTGAAAAAGAAGGAGAAAACATCCAAGCATTTGTGAATGACGAATTAGTTCCAGAACTTAAAAAGATTCAAGGTGTGAACAACGTATCTGTAGGTGGTGTTAAAGAAACATTCGTCTCGATCACACTTGATAAAGAAAAAGCAAAAGAAGCTGGCATCACCTTAAACGCTGTTAAAGAAGCAATCAACAGCCGTGACCTCTCTTTCCCTGCTGGTACCGTAACCGATGACTCGATTACAGTCCCCGTTCGTGTTGAAGAAGTAGTTGATACAGTTGCAGAGCTTAAAGAGATTACCATCTCTTCAAGTCAAGGCGCACCTGCGCAGTCCCCTGGGGGACCTGGTGGAAGTGCTCCTGGTGAAGCAACTCAACCCGGAGCTGGAGGCGGAGCACCTGGTGGAGCACAAGCACCTCAGGGACCAGCAAGCTTAAAGCTTGGTGATCTTGCTGAAGTTAAAGAAACAGATGATGTTAGTGAAATTACAAGATATAACCAAAAAGCTTCACTCTCTATGGCCGTAACAAAGAAACAAGATGCAAATACGGTCGAAGTTGCTGACAAAGTTTTAGAAGTACTGAACAAAAATAAATACGATGATAAGTTAGACTATGCGATTGGTTTCGGTCAAGCAGAAGGAATTAAAGACTCTGTAAACACGCTAGTTAAAGAAGGATTATTTGGAGCATTGTTCGCTTCTCTAGCCGTGCTGATATTCCTTAGAAACTTCAGAGCAACCATCATCGCCATCATCTCAATCCCGCTTTCACTACTCGTGTCCGCGATTTTCTTAGACCGTCTTGATATTACTTTAAATATCATGACACTCGGTGGAATGGCAGTAGCAGTCGGACGTGTTGTAGATGATAGTATCGTAGTTATCGAGAATATCTTTAGAAGAATCCGTAAAACAGATGGTGACTACGACCGTGATGAGTTAATCATTGACTCTACACGCGAAATTTTAAAAGCGATCGTATCTTCTACGATTACAACCGTCGTTGTTTTCTTACCACTTGGTCTAGTCGGCGGTATCACAGGTGAGTTCTTCTTACCATTTGCATTAACGGTTGTATTCGCATTATTAGCTTCACTGATCGTTGCTGTTACGATCGTACCTATCCTAGCAAAATATGCATTTAAAACCGTAAAACCTGAAAAGAACGATGGTCCTTTGCAGCGTGGTTATGAAAAACTGATCAAAGCATCATTGAATCATAAAATTCTAGTTCTTTTCACTTCATTCATTCTTTTAGGCGGATCTTTCTTCCTTGCAACAAAACTTGGAATGGTCTTCCTACCGAATGAAGAGCAGAAAACATTAACGATTAACGTTGAATTACCTGCAAGTACAAACGTAACAAAGACGAACGAAGTGTCTTTAGAAGTTGAAGACTACCTCTCTAAGCGCGGTACGATTGAAGATGTAACAGCTGGTATTGGATCTCGTGATTTCCAAACCGGTCTTAAGCGTCAAAATGTTGCTAACTATTTTGTTAACCTCAAAAAAGAAGCAAACATTGACACAGAACTAAAAGAGCTAGAAAAAGGTATTAAAGAGATCACAGACGAAAAAGCAGAAGGAACCGTAATCAGCTTGCAGGAAGTTTCAAGCGGTGGGCCTCCAGCTAATAACGAAGTTAATATCGATCTGTATTCAAACAACTTAGATGACCTTCAAAAAGCTGCAAGTGAAGTTGAAGAGTACATGAAGACGATTGATTCGATCAAGTATGTATCCAACAACTTCAAAGATACACAAAAACAATGGGCTGTTGACATTGATACCGAAAAAGCAGCTGAAAAAGGCGTGTCAGGATTCGCTATTCTAGGAGCTGTCTCAGATGTAACAAAACCTGTTGAGGTAGGAGAACTTACATTAGACGGCGATCAAAAGAATGTAAAAGTTGAATATGACGAATCAGTTAAATCTCTAGATGAAATCAAAGATCTGACTGTATTCGGTTCTACTGGTCCAGTTAAAATCTCAGACGTTGCTGAGGTAACAGAGAAAGACACTGTAACCGGAATCCAAAAGCTTGATGGTAAAATTTATGCACAAGTCTCTGCTCAAGTAAAAGGCGACAACGTACAAAAAGTAACACAAGACGTTATTAAAGGCGTTGAAGATAATGTAGACCTTCCTTCTTCTGTATCAACAGAAGGTGGTGGAGGAAGCGAAGAAACAATGGATACGTTCAAAGATCTTGGCCTTGCGATGCTAGTTGCGATCGGTCTCGTTTACTTAACGATGTTGATTACATTTGGTCGAGCTCGTATTCCATTCATCATCCTTTCTTCCCTCATATTCGTTCCTGTTGGAGCAATCGGAGGATTATACTTGATCAACGAACCATTGTCTGTAAGTGCGATGATCGGAATTCTCATGTTGATCGGTATCGTTACAACAAATGCGATCGTATTAGTAGACCGCATCGGACAAAACCGTGAGATTAAAGGTATGCCAGTTCGCGAGGCGCTATTAGAAGCTGGTAAAACTCGCTTACGCCCGATATTAATGACAGCATTCGCGACAATTGCAGCACTAATCCCGCTTGCATTAACAACGTCGTCAGGAACGCTGATCTCTAAAGGATTAGCGATCGTTGTAATCGGTGGTCTTACGACTTCTACGCTATTAACATTAATCATCGTACCTGTTCTATATGAATTATTCTTCAGAAGACAGGCGAAACGTGAAAAAGCAAAATTAAATGCATAA
- a CDS encoding PadR family transcriptional regulator, which yields MALRYALLGLLAKNEATGYELTQQFKETVIHFWTAHHTQIYRELLKMEEEGLTQSKTVQQSDYPDKKIYAITDKGFEQLLEWMLNKPVNAPKLKDDLLLRVSMFHFIPTDKAIAFLEKSKEHHQMGLMMTKKWQEEHFPKGTYGKNELGEFLTSEYGIRYMESWLSWCNWAIKVLKKKGES from the coding sequence ATGGCGTTAAGGTATGCGCTGTTAGGTTTATTGGCGAAAAATGAAGCAACAGGTTACGAGCTAACACAGCAATTTAAAGAAACAGTTATTCATTTTTGGACAGCCCATCACACGCAGATCTATAGAGAACTCTTAAAGATGGAAGAAGAAGGACTCACACAATCAAAGACCGTACAGCAGAGTGATTATCCTGATAAGAAGATATATGCGATCACGGACAAAGGTTTTGAACAGCTGCTTGAGTGGATGCTGAATAAACCGGTAAATGCACCAAAGCTGAAAGACGATTTGTTATTAAGGGTATCCATGTTTCATTTTATCCCGACAGACAAAGCGATTGCTTTTTTAGAAAAGAGTAAAGAACACCATCAAATGGGACTGATGATGACGAAAAAATGGCAAGAAGAGCACTTTCCAAAAGGAACGTATGGAAAAAACGAACTTGGTGAGTTTTTAACAAGTGAATACGGCATTCGATATATGGAAAGCTGGTTATCATGGTGTAACTGGGCGATTAAAGTGCTAAAGAAGAAAGGTGAGTCATAA
- a CDS encoding iron-sulfur cluster biosynthesis family protein: MEIVFTDAALTRLEKKVQGKEGYLKLKHDTEGCGCVVSGVAALVLVDQTEENDTKIETNGPDLFMEYNTAVFFAEKMTIDAPPGNHFSLKSPGEMLNPSMKYYDRTKQNTGM; encoded by the coding sequence ATGGAAATTGTATTTACAGATGCAGCATTAACCCGATTGGAAAAGAAGGTACAGGGAAAAGAAGGGTACCTGAAGCTCAAACATGATACAGAAGGCTGTGGCTGCGTTGTGAGCGGTGTAGCTGCCCTTGTTCTCGTCGATCAAACAGAGGAGAACGATACCAAAATTGAGACGAATGGTCCAGATCTATTCATGGAATACAATACGGCTGTATTCTTTGCTGAAAAGATGACCATTGATGCACCACCAGGCAACCATTTTTCATTAAAAAGCCCTGGTGAGATGCTGAATCCTTCAATGAAATATTATGATAGAACGAAACAAAACACGGGCATGTAA
- a CDS encoding hydroxymethylglutaryl-CoA lyase, giving the protein MDLPERVTLIEVGPRDGLQNEKNLIPAKNKIEFISLLKNAGFQEMELTSFVSPKWVPQMQDASVIIDNCLDDQRNFVLAPNQKGIDLAVESGVKHIAVFVGVSETFNKKNINKSTEESMNELRPLIEDLKRRGFFVRACISTSFYCPFEGKIDEQDVLKICLDFEEMGVDELSVADTIGMANPSECFELFSLLKHHLRGTTLLTAHFHDTRGMALANIFASLQAGIDRFDTSAGGLGGCPFAPGASGNVASEDVVHMLSQMGISTGIHLDKLLEAAVYISPLLSKPVSSKQFQLLKNVPQP; this is encoded by the coding sequence GTGGACTTACCTGAAAGGGTTACGCTTATAGAAGTTGGACCGCGAGATGGTCTTCAAAATGAGAAGAATTTAATACCTGCAAAGAACAAGATAGAATTTATTTCTCTATTAAAAAATGCCGGGTTTCAAGAGATGGAGCTCACCTCATTCGTGTCACCGAAATGGGTTCCTCAAATGCAAGATGCCTCTGTTATTATTGATAACTGCCTGGACGACCAACGAAATTTTGTCCTCGCTCCAAACCAAAAAGGAATCGACTTAGCTGTTGAATCTGGAGTGAAGCATATTGCTGTATTCGTAGGTGTCAGCGAAACGTTCAATAAGAAGAACATTAATAAATCAACAGAAGAGAGCATGAATGAACTAAGACCTCTGATTGAAGATCTAAAGCGCAGAGGATTCTTTGTGAGGGCTTGTATCTCTACTAGTTTTTATTGCCCATTCGAAGGAAAGATCGATGAACAGGACGTTCTAAAGATTTGCCTAGATTTTGAAGAGATGGGTGTAGATGAACTGAGTGTGGCAGACACGATCGGTATGGCTAATCCATCAGAGTGCTTTGAACTATTTTCACTTTTAAAGCATCATCTGCGTGGAACAACACTTTTAACCGCTCATTTTCATGATACGAGAGGAATGGCACTTGCTAACATTTTTGCCAGCCTTCAAGCCGGCATCGACCGTTTTGATACATCTGCTGGAGGGCTTGGCGGTTGTCCGTTCGCACCTGGAGCTTCAGGTAACGTGGCTTCTGAAGACGTTGTTCACATGCTTTCTCAGATGGGAATATCCACAGGGATTCACCTCGATAAGCTACTTGAAGCTGCAGTCTACATATCTCCTCTTCTCTCAAAACCTGTTTCAAGCAAGCAGTTTCAACTGTTAAAGAACGTTCCTCAGCCTTAA